Proteins from a single region of Anaerolineae bacterium:
- the recJ gene encoding single-stranded-DNA-specific exonuclease RecJ → MIGSVMNQTQAKRWRISPVIPPSVQRQLGEFHPVVAQVLYNRGINTAAEAQQFLGDGTLDANPFDLADMSKAVARIRQAIRNQEPIAVYGDFDTDGVTATALLVQALRALGAIVEPYIPHRVEEGYGLNTTALSMLAQDGFRLVITVDCGIRDLDAVADSVSLGLDMIVTDHHSVGPILPAALAVIDPKREDCQFPEKMLAGVGVAYFLADALLRVAHQLNEPVALDAEDLLDLVAIGTVADLVPLDRPLNRALVRRGLKVLNTARRPGLYALIEAAGLRPGQVNSTSIGFALGPRLNAAGRLESASQACELLTTSDLSEAVALAAELNALNIRRQDETRLAQIKVRELALTELEGDLPLIFAADRSFPSGLVGLVAGRLAEEFYRPAVVIEVGEDECRGSCRSIPEFDIVRALDACADLLIRHGGHSQAAGFSVRRENLFDLKDRLFHLAEQQLRGQELRPALMIDAEVPMEQITLELAQALGQLEPFGHRNPQPLLMTGNVQVLDARRVGKDGAHLKLTLGEMGFRIDAIAFRSGEQMDSLPRRVDVAYHLEVNEWNGRLKPQLNVRDIRPAN, encoded by the coding sequence GATCGGTTCTGTGATGAACCAGACCCAGGCCAAACGCTGGCGAATCTCGCCGGTGATCCCGCCGTCGGTGCAGCGCCAGCTGGGCGAGTTCCATCCGGTGGTGGCGCAGGTGCTCTACAACCGGGGGATCAACACGGCGGCGGAGGCGCAGCAGTTCCTGGGAGATGGAACGCTTGACGCCAATCCGTTCGATCTGGCCGATATGAGCAAAGCGGTAGCCCGCATCCGGCAGGCTATCCGCAATCAGGAGCCGATCGCCGTATATGGCGATTTTGATACCGATGGTGTGACGGCGACAGCGTTGCTGGTGCAAGCCCTGCGCGCTCTGGGTGCGATCGTCGAGCCGTACATCCCACACCGGGTGGAAGAAGGCTACGGCCTGAACACCACGGCCCTGAGTATGCTGGCGCAGGATGGCTTCCGGCTGGTGATCACCGTCGACTGTGGTATCCGCGATCTGGATGCGGTGGCCGACAGCGTCTCTTTGGGGCTGGATATGATCGTGACCGATCATCATTCGGTCGGGCCGATCCTGCCTGCTGCGCTGGCAGTCATCGATCCCAAACGGGAAGACTGCCAGTTTCCGGAGAAGATGCTGGCCGGGGTCGGGGTGGCATACTTTCTGGCGGATGCGTTGCTGCGGGTCGCCCACCAGCTGAACGAGCCGGTCGCCCTGGATGCCGAGGACCTGCTGGATCTGGTGGCGATTGGTACGGTGGCCGACCTGGTGCCGCTGGATCGCCCGCTGAACCGGGCGCTGGTACGGCGTGGACTGAAGGTACTCAACACCGCCCGGCGTCCCGGCCTGTATGCGCTGATCGAAGCGGCGGGATTGCGTCCCGGCCAGGTGAACTCCACCAGCATTGGCTTTGCCCTGGGGCCGCGCCTGAATGCTGCAGGCCGGCTGGAGAGCGCCAGTCAGGCCTGTGAGCTGCTGACCACGTCCGATCTGAGCGAGGCGGTGGCGCTGGCGGCGGAGTTGAACGCCCTGAATATACGCCGCCAGGATGAAACGCGCCTGGCCCAGATCAAGGTCCGCGAACTGGCGCTGACAGAGCTGGAAGGCGACCTGCCGCTGATCTTTGCCGCGGATCGGTCGTTTCCATCAGGGCTGGTCGGGCTGGTGGCTGGGCGGCTGGCCGAGGAATTCTACCGCCCGGCAGTGGTCATTGAAGTGGGCGAGGATGAGTGCCGGGGGTCATGCCGCAGTATCCCGGAATTTGATATTGTGCGGGCACTGGATGCGTGTGCAGACCTGCTGATCCGGCATGGCGGCCATTCCCAGGCGGCGGGCTTTTCCGTCCGCCGGGAGAATCTGTTTGACCTCAAGGATCGGTTGTTCCATCTGGCGGAGCAACAGTTGCGCGGGCAGGAATTGCGCCCGGCCCTGATGATCGACGCCGAAGTGCCAATGGAGCAGATCACGCTGGAACTGGCGCAGGCGCTCGGTCAGCTGGAGCCGTTCGGACACCGCAATCCGCAGCCGCTTCTGATGACGGGCAATGTGCAGGTGCTGGATGCGCGGCGGGTGGGCAAGGATGGTGCGCATCTCAAACTGACGCTGGGGGAGATGGGCTTCCGGATTGACGCCATCGCCTTTCGCAGTGGTGAGCAGATGGACAGCCTACCTCGGCGGGTGGATGTGGCGTATCATCTTGAGGTGAATGAATGGAACGGACGCCTGAAGCCCCAGCTTAATGTGCGGGACATTCGACCGGCGAATTAA